The Bacteroidales bacterium genome contains a region encoding:
- a CDS encoding glycosyltransferase yields the protein MKKAIVSVINDLVTDQRVNKSCLVLQELGYEVLLVGRRRKRSLPLPSRPYAMHRMRLLFEHGPLFYACYNVLLFFVLLWRHADLLFANDLDTLLPNYLISKIKNIPIVYDSHEYFTETPELVNRKFVQDVWKKIEATLLPRIKTVITVNDSIAKLFREKYHKEIHVVRNIPPQQKDASAPAPVSLKLANDKPMVLLQGSGINIQRGAEELVEAMQYVQRGQLLIIGGGDVIGQLKQMTLDLQLTDRITFMPPMPFEKLRSYTRLATIGLSIDKDTNINYRYSLPNKLFDYIHAGVPVMVSPLTEIKKIVDKWQVGEIISSHEPRSIALHIDAMLTDTEKLQLYRQNCLAAAKALNWENEKQVLIKILKQYV from the coding sequence AAAAAGCCATTGTTTCGGTTATCAACGATCTTGTTACCGACCAGCGCGTTAACAAAAGCTGCCTGGTACTGCAGGAGCTGGGCTATGAGGTGCTGCTTGTGGGGCGCCGCCGCAAACGAAGTCTGCCGCTGCCATCTCGCCCTTATGCCATGCACCGCATGCGGCTGCTCTTTGAACATGGGCCGCTGTTTTACGCCTGTTACAACGTTCTGCTTTTCTTTGTGCTGCTCTGGCGCCATGCCGATCTGCTCTTTGCCAACGACCTCGACACACTGCTGCCCAACTATTTGATTTCGAAAATCAAAAACATTCCAATCGTTTACGACAGCCATGAATATTTTACCGAAACGCCCGAACTGGTCAATCGCAAGTTTGTGCAGGACGTCTGGAAAAAGATTGAAGCCACATTGTTGCCACGCATCAAAACGGTAATCACCGTCAACGACTCGATAGCCAAGCTCTTTCGCGAAAAATACCACAAAGAGATTCACGTGGTGCGCAACATCCCGCCGCAGCAAAAGGATGCTTCTGCTCCGGCTCCGGTTTCATTAAAGCTTGCCAACGACAAGCCCATGGTGCTGTTGCAGGGATCGGGCATCAACATACAACGCGGCGCCGAAGAGCTGGTGGAAGCTATGCAATATGTGCAGCGCGGACAATTGCTGATTATCGGCGGTGGCGATGTAATCGGACAGCTAAAGCAGATGACACTTGACCTGCAGCTCACCGACAGAATAACTTTTATGCCACCCATGCCTTTTGAAAAGCTACGCAGCTACACCCGCCTGGCTACAATCGGACTTTCGATAGATAAAGATACCAACATCAACTACCGCTATTCGTTGCCCAACAAGCTCTTCGATTACATCCATGCCGGCGTACCCGTAATGGTGTCGCCGCTTACGGAAATAAAAAAGATAGTGGATAAATGGCAGGTTGGCGAAATCATCAGCAGCCACGAGCCGCGCAGCATCGCCCTTCACATCGACGCTATGCTAACCGACACCGAAAAGCTGCAGCTCTACCGCCAAAACTGCCTTGCAGCAGCAAAGGCGCTCAACTGGGAAAACGAAAAGCAGGTTTTGATAAAGATTTTAAAACAATATGTCTGA
- a CDS encoding glycosyltransferase family 1 protein produces the protein MSEKKLHIISFDIPYPANYGGVIDVFYKIKTLKKAGIGVFLHCYAYGRNESPELEALCEKVYYYPRRTGWRTNISLKPYIVNSRRSEQLIKNLLADDYPILFEGLHSCFYLNDPRLEQRTKTYRESNIEHHYYLHLAKAEKNIFKKLFFTIESWRLKRFQEKLKYADLMLAVSASDTAYLQKHFPQHHVEYLPSFHPNDDFEVQAGKSDFFLYHGKLSVTENYNAAEYLVEEVFAGLPEQLVIAGMDPPTHLIQTCSNHKNVRLITNPDDATMFGLIRDAQANILVTFQPTGLKLKLLNTLFKGRFCIVNPEMVQGTGLDSLCEIACSTDELKEKIALVAHKDFDMQEVAKRREVLIKNYSNTTNAQKLITWVFK, from the coding sequence ATGTCTGAAAAAAAACTCCACATTATCTCCTTCGACATCCCCTACCCTGCCAACTACGGCGGTGTGATAGATGTTTTTTATAAAATAAAAACTTTAAAAAAAGCTGGCATCGGCGTCTTTTTACATTGCTATGCTTACGGACGCAACGAATCACCGGAACTTGAAGCGCTCTGCGAAAAGGTGTATTATTATCCCCGCCGCACCGGCTGGCGCACCAACATAAGCCTGAAACCCTACATCGTAAACAGCCGGAGGTCGGAGCAGCTTATCAAAAACCTTTTGGCCGACGATTATCCGATCCTTTTTGAAGGGCTGCATTCGTGCTTTTATCTTAACGATCCACGTCTGGAGCAGCGCACGAAAACCTATCGCGAAAGCAACATCGAGCACCATTATTATTTGCATTTGGCTAAAGCCGAAAAAAATATTTTTAAGAAACTTTTCTTCACCATCGAAAGCTGGCGGCTGAAGCGCTTTCAGGAAAAATTAAAGTACGCCGACCTGATGCTGGCGGTGTCAGCTAGCGATACGGCCTATTTGCAGAAGCACTTCCCGCAGCACCACGTCGAATACCTTCCGAGTTTTCATCCCAATGACGATTTTGAAGTACAAGCAGGCAAATCCGATTTTTTTCTTTATCACGGCAAATTGTCGGTGACAGAGAATTATAACGCTGCCGAATATCTGGTGGAAGAAGTTTTTGCCGGGCTACCGGAGCAACTAGTGATTGCCGGCATGGATCCGCCAACGCATCTCATCCAAACATGCAGCAACCACAAAAATGTACGCCTCATCACCAACCCGGACGATGCAACGATGTTTGGTCTTATTCGCGACGCACAAGCCAATATCCTGGTTACCTTTCAACCCACCGGTCTCAAACTCAAATTGCTCAACACGCTTTTCAAAGGCCGTTTTTGTATCGTAAATCCTGAAATGGTGCAGGGCACCGGTTTGGACTCACTGTGCGAGATTGCCTGCTCTACCGACGAACTCAAAGAAAAAATAGCATTGGTGGCTCATAAAGATTTCGACATGCAGGAAGTGGCAAAACGACGAGAAGTGCTGATAAAAAATTATTCCAACACAACAAATGCACAAAAGCTAATTACGTGGGTTTTTAAATAG